The Chelonia mydas isolate rCheMyd1 chromosome 3, rCheMyd1.pri.v2, whole genome shotgun sequence genome includes a region encoding these proteins:
- the EFCAB2 gene encoding dynein regulatory complex protein 8 → MAEEKEGAAAEAVIADIQKKITDAFEVFDHECNKTVDVREIGTIIRSLGCCPSEGELHDLLAEVEEEEPTGYIRLEKFLPMMTKVLMERRYRPIPEDVLLRAFEVLDANKCGHLTKEELVKYMTEEGEPFTQEEMEEMLSAAVDPETNTVRYRDYITMMVVDEN, encoded by the exons ATGgcggaggagaaggagggagccGCCGCGG AAGCTGTAATAGCAGACATTCAGAAAAAGATTACAGATGCTTTTGAAGTGTTTGACCATGAATGCAATAAAACTGTGGATGTCAG agagATTGGTACAATCATCAGGTCATTAGGATGCTGCCCAAGTGAGGGCGAATTACATGATCTGCTTGCAGAG GTAGAAGAAGAAGAACCCACTGGGTATATTCGTTTGGAAAAATTTCTTCCAATGATGACAAAAGTATTAATGGAAAGAAg ATACCGGCCTATTCCAGAAGATGTACTTTTACGTGCATTTGAG gtTTTAGATGCGAATAAATGCGGACATCTTACTAAAGAGGAGTTAGTCAAATATATGACTGAAGAAG GTGAACCTTTTACACAGGAAGAAATGGAGGAGATGCTGTCTGCTGCTGTAGATCCTGAAACAAATACTGTTCGTTACAGAGATTATATTACAATGATGGTAGTAGATGAAAATTAG